One Flavobacteriales bacterium genomic window, AAACGGCTGTCGTACATAGTTAGCAAAAGACCCTCAATTTCGAGATTTGGGTTGATGCTTCGTTGCACAATTTTGATGGTATTAAGCAATTTGCCCAAACCCTCTAAGGCAAAATATTCGCATTGTACTGGAATAATAATCGAATTGGCCGCAGCAAGTGCGTTGGTAGTTATCAACCCCAACGATGGCGAACAATCAATAATGATAAAATCGTATTGATTTTCGATTTTGCTCAAAATACGTTTCATCAATTTTTCACGGTTTGGTTGGTCAATCATTTCTATCTCTGCTCCCACCAAATCAATATTTGAAGGCAACAGCGTCAGATTTTTGTTGATGGTTTCCAACACAATATCTTCTGGAGAAATATCCTGCACCAAGGCCTCATACAATCCTATTTTGATGTTTTTAGGGTCAAAACCCATACCGGATGTGCTGTTGGCTTGCGGGTCGGCATCTACCAAAAGAACTTTGTACTCCAAAATGGCAAGACTGTAAGCCAAATTAATGGCTGTGGTGGTTTTGCCCACTCCCCCTTTTTGATTAGCTATGCAAATCGTTTTTGTCATTTTTTATTCTTGTTAATATCAATAATCGAGTGTTTGCCCTATTTGCATTAAAGTAAGTTTCACACCTTTTTTGTCAAATGTTTCTATGGCTCGGTTTTTATCAATTTTTATGGGTTCAAATGTGTCGTAGTGCATGCCCACCACCTGAGCAGTGTTGCAAAATTCTGCGGCTTTGGCAGCATCTTCTACCCCCATGGTAAACGTGTCGCCAATGGGTAAAATGACCATATCCACCGCATATTCATCCGCTATTAGTTTCATGTCGTAGGTTAACGCCGTATCCCCTGCGAAATAAATGGTTTTTTGACCGTTTGAAAGAACAAATCCCAGTGGGTTTCCGCCATTTGAACCATCCGGCAAAACGCTGCTATGTATGGCCACTACTGCTTTTACTTTTGTATTTTCCAACTGACATGACCCACCAATATTTATGGGTCTCACATTTAGGTAGCCTTGTTTTTCGAGCCACAAATAGATTTCGAAGTTGCAAATCACTTCTGCTTTGGTTTGGTTAGCCAAAGCCACCAAATCAGCCACATGGTCGCCATGACCATGCGAAACCAAAATATAATCTGCCTGAAGAGACGCTATGTCAATATGCTTTGCCAACGGATTTCCGCTAATAAACGGGTCGGTAAGAAACACCTTTCCGCCCATTTCTATCAGAAAACACGAATGACCCAAATACGTTACTTTTGCCACGTTTTACTTATATTTCAGCCTCAAAACTAAGAGTTAATAGATTGGATAAATGAACAGGATAGTGGTAATTATTCACATGACTTGGCTGTTAATAAGCTGCAATCCATCAAATAAACGTCTTCCGAAAACCGTTTTTCGTTATAATTCTGAAAATGGAATCACTTCTTTGGATCCTGCATTTGCTTCATCACAAGACAACATTTGGGCTGTAAATCAATTGTTTAACGGCCTTATTCAACTTGACAAAGAGTTGAAAACACAGCCCGCAATTGCCCAATCTTGGGTTATCGACAGCAGCGGAAAGATATACACATTTTTGCTGCGTAACGATGTTTATTTTCATGAGAACAAATGTTTCAAAACTGCAAAACGAAAGGTAACCGCCAACGACTTTGTGTATAGTTTTAACCGGATAATCGACCCTAAAACCGCTTCGCCCGGTGCATGGATTTTTAACGACAAAGTGGTAAAAAATGGATTTAAAGCCCTTAACGACAGCACATTTCAAATAGAACTTACCCAACCTTTTTCTCCCTTTATTGGCATTTTATCTATGCCATATTGTGCTGTTGTGCCACACGAAGCGGTGGAATATTATCAAAAATCGTTCGCTCAAAATCCGGTGGGTACGGGCCCGTTTCAATTGGCCTTTTGGGAACAGGATGTAAACCTGATTTTGCACAAAAATGAACATTATTTTGAAACCGAAAACGGGCAAAAATTGCCTTATTTAGATGCCATAAACATTTCTTTTATTGCCAACAAGCAAATGGCGTTGCTGCACTTTTTGCAAGGAAATTTAGACATGTTTAATGGCCTAAGCAGCAGCGTAAAAGACGTGGTTTTAGACAAAAACGGCCAACTAAAACCCGACATCAAAGAAAAATGTGTGTTGGAGAAAAAACCATTTTTGAACACCGAATATCTGGCCATAAATATTGGCGAAAATGCATTAGAACCATTGAATAATAGCTACTTTCGGAAGGCCATAAACTTTGCCATCGACCGTGAAAAAATGCTAAAAAACCTCCGAAACAGCATCGGCATTCCGGCATACGGTGGCTTTATTCCTGCCGGATTGAGCGGTCACACCGAAAAACAATCGTATCACTACCACTTTGACCTAAAAAAAGCCCAAGAAAATTTGGCAAAAAGCGGCTACCTGAGTAGCCCGAAAACCATAACTGTGGCTACTACCAAAGATTATTTAGACCTCTGCATATACATACAAAAACAACTTAAAGATATTGGAATCAATTGCACCATCGATGTGCTGCCATCGTCAGAATTAAAAGAAAAAAAACGCAATGCAGAGTTATCCTTTTTCCGTGCCAGCTGGATTTTGGACTATCCCGATGCTGAAAACTACCTATCGTGCTTTTACAGCAAAAATTTCTGTCCGTCGGGCCCCAATTACACCCACTTTAAAAATGAATTGTTCGACAAAACCTATGAAAAATCATTGGCCGAAGTAAATGAGCCAAAACGGATTAAACTATATGAAGAAATGGACAAAATGATTTTGGAAGAATCACCTGTAATTATTTTGTTTTACGACCAAAGTATGCGACTACTGAGTCATTCTATTTCAAATCTTGAAAACAATCCGCTGAATATTCCGGATTTAAAGCGAGCAAAAAAGAAGGCAAATTAAGGTGTTAAAAAACCTCAAGCACCTGCTCCATCTTCATGCCACGGCTGCCTTTTATCAAAAACCACGTGTTTTCGATGTGTTGATTTTTTAGATACGCGGATAATTCGGAAGTCGTTTTAAATGCCTGATTTGCATTGTTGATTACCTTATTAAACGTTTCTCCAGCAAAAAAACATTGGCAATGAGGCACACTCAGAGCTTTTTGAGCAATGGCCTGATGTTCCTCAAAAGCCGTCTCGCCCAATTCAAACATATCGCCCAATAAAATGATTTTTTTGTCTGATTTCAGAGCCGCAAAAGAGTCGATGGCTGCTTCCATGCTGCTGGGGTTGGCATTATAGGCATCCAACAAAAAATGATTGCTGCCAATATGTTTAATCTCCGAGCGATTGTTGGAGGGAACGTAGCTTTCAATACCGGCTTTTAGTTGTTGATTGGTTAAGCCAAAATGATGGCCAACGGCCACAGCCGCCGCAATGTTTTGGGCATTATGATTTCCGTTTAAAACAGAATAAAATTCGGTATCGGCAAACATCAATTCTAAACTGGGAGAAAAACTTTTTACCACCAAATAAACGCCAATTGACCTATCAAAAACCGAATAACCCACTTTTTTTGATAACCGATGGCTCATCCGATTCAAATAAAAATCATCGTGATTGACAAAAGCCAATCCGTTGTTTTTTAGCAGAAATTGATATAGTTCGCTTTCCTCTTTGGCCACACCTTCAAGGTCGCCAAAACCTTCTAAATGTTCTTTGCCAATGTTGGTTATCAAACCATAATTTGGCTGAAGAAGACTGCACAAAAAGGCAATTTCACCAAAATTGTTCGTGCCTATTTCTATCAGGGCCATCTCGGTTTCGGGTTTCATCGAGAGCAAAGTCATTGGCACTCCAATGTGGTTGTTCAAATTTCCTTTGGTGGCATGCACCTTAAATTTGGTTTGCAACACACTAATTAACAATTCTTTCGTTGTGGTTTTTCCGTTGCTCCCGGCAATGGCTACTATCGGAATATTAAATTGTTTTCGGTGATGAGTGGCCAACTGCTGCATAAACGACAACACATCCGGCACTTGCACAATCCGCTCATCGTTCTGGCCGGTTTCTTCGTCCACCACCACATAAGATGCCCCCAATTGCAGAGCTTTTTCGGCAAACAAATTGCCATTAAAATTGGCTCCCTTCAGGGCAAAAAATACATCACCCTGGTTGATATTTCTTGTGTCGGTGGTAAACCGCTGCTGCTGTTGCAGAAAAAGTTTGTAGAACGATAAAAGTTGCATTGGAGCAAAGAAAAACCAAAATTCTGTTTGAATTCTACTTATTGGAGAATCAAATTTTCAACCATGCAACATTTATACGTACATTTGAATCTATTAGAAAAATGATTGAATCATAATGAATAGAGCCATTACTTTTTTCGCGGTTTTTTTGGCGGCCATTTTATGCCAAGCTCAGAGCGTTTCGTTTAAGGTTGCAACAAATGTAGATGTGAGGGACAGCCTCGGAAATAGCCTACCTTTTTCGGCCATTGGAGGGTTAAACCAGCCTCAGTTTTACAATCTTGATATCGACAATGATGGAAAATTAGACCTATTTGTATTTGATAGAAATGGTTCTAAAGTTGTATCGTTGATTAATGACGGTAGCGGGAACTTTACCTACAAACCCGAATACGACCAGATTTATCCGGTAAATTTTGAACATTGGGTTGTTTTTAAAGATTATAATGCCGACAACAAACCCGATTTGTGGTTTTACAACACCGAAGAAAGTGGGGTTTCGCTTTACACCAACATAACTAAAGCCGGAGATAAATACGCCAAATTTCAAAAATACAGTGATAAACTAAACGTATTTATCAACTTCGCACTAGATTCGTTTGCCATAGACAGCACAAGTTTGTTTTGCAGCACCACCAATATTCCGGCCATTGAAGATGTGGATGGCGATGGCGACATTGACTTTTTGACCTTGCAAGCCAATGGTTTTGGTGTAACTTGTTTTTTGAATAATTGTGTTGAAAATGGGCAACCAATAACAAAACCAAGCTTTGAAAGAGTAGATTTTTGTTGGGGCGATTTTCAGGAATCTGCTGAGGATAACCGCATATTTTTTGGCCGTCCACAGTACTGTTTTAAATATTACCAATACAAGAAAAAACATGCAGGAGGTTCTAGTTTGCTGCTGTTAGATAACGATGAAGATGGCGACATGGACTTGCTGATGGGCAACGTTGCACTACGACATCTCAATTTGTTAAAAAACGGTAAATCGGAGTTTGGCCTCAAATTGGATTCCATGATTTCCAACGACACCATGTATCCGGCAAGTCGTCCGGTAGCGGTCAATAATTTTCCGGCTGCATATTATCAGGATGTGAATGGAGATGGCATTAAAGACCTTATTGTGGCAGTAAATACGTTCGACAAAAACAGTTACATTTTTAGAGAAACCGGAAACATTTTGTATTACGAAAATCAGGGAAAAAACAATAAACCCAATTTTATTTTTAAAGACAGCACTTTCATCACTTCCAAAATGGCCGACCACGGTGGTTATGCCGCCCCTGTTTTGTTCGATTATGATGGCGATGGCGATTTGGACTTGATTTTGGGTACTAATGGCGACAACTACATTACCCAAGAATTTACTGATTATCTTAACCTGTATGAAAATATTGGTACTAAAACAAACCCGATATTTCAGTTTGCTAAATTGGACTATTTGGGTTTGAGAAAAGACTCTATCCGCAACATTTATTACACTTTTGGAGATATAGATAAAGATGGAAAATCGGAGTTGCTTGTCGGCAGTTCTTATGGCAACTTGAAGCTGTATGAAATAAACGGGACAGGCAAAAATGCTACTGCCACACTCATAGAAGATAACGCCTTTGGCATTCAGGTATCAGAAGCAAGTGCACCGGTGTTGGCAGATGTAAATTTGGATGGAAACATTGATTTGTTGGTGGGTTCATACAACGGAAACACTCAATATTATGAAAATACCAGCAGCACCTCCACCCCAAATTTTGAGTTGAAACAAGATACGTTTGGTAATGTTTTGCCCGGTTATATGCGAATAAACTATGTTTTTGACCCAAAAGACCCTGAAAACCCCAAATTAGACACCTTTTTTCAACCTACTTATGGCGTTTTCCCAACCATGGCCGACCTTGACGGAAACGGAGATCCAGAGTTTATTTTTGGCGATTCGAAAGGAAGAATTTATGTAAACAGAAATGTAAATAAAACGTCGTTTAGCAACTTCACTCCCCTTGAATCAATAAATTACATGGATGCTTTTGGCCAACAATGCTACAATTATCGTTTTGGAGCCAACGTAAAACCTGCCTTTGGCGATTTGAACGGCGATGGCAAAATGGATATGATTGTCGGCAGCGACCGAGGAGGGTTTCAAGTGGCTTATGCTGAGGGCAACTGCAATTTGGGCCTCGGTTTTGGTTTGGTAAAAAAATACCTCAATCTATATCCAAATCCTACCACGGGCTTGGTGCATTTTGACGGCATAAGCGAAACAAATGCTCACTTAAACGTTTTCACGCTCAACGGTCAACTTATCTACCAAAACGACATTAATCCTATGCTGGATGTAGATTTGAGTGTGCTGAGCAATGGCATTTACATAGTGCAAGTAGCAACCAAAAACGAAAGTTTGATGGCAAAACTTGTTAAAATTGACTAAAACCATTTGTAAAAAACTCGCAACTTTGCCGCTCAAAAAAAGTGAGAGCGAATAGTGAGTTTTAATCATTACCCTATTGCAATACTTGGTGCCGGCCCTGCGGGAGCGACTGTTTCCATGGGGCTTACCTCAAAAAAAATCAATCATATTTTGATTGACAAGGCTACTTTTCCGCGTGACAAGATATGTGGCGATGCACTTAGCGGAAAAGTGGTTTATGCACTCAACCGAGTAAAACCTGACGTGGTAAAACAAATTGCAGAAACATCCAAAACCTTTTTGCCAAGCTGGGGAATAAGTTTTATTGCCCCTAACGGAAAGAGACTAAACATTCCTTTCACAACCAACAAAGAAAAAATTCAATACCCCCCAGGGTTTATTTCTACCCGCTTTGATTTCGATAATTTATTGGTAGAAAACACAAAATCAAACCATTGCACACCATTGTTTGACACAGAGGTAGAGAAAATTGAAATTACAGATAATTGTACCATTAATTTAAAAAATGGCCAATCAATAACCGCCGACCTGATTGTTGATTGCAGCGGAGCCCACTCTCCCATTGCCCGAAATTTTGGCTTTGAATTGGAGCATAAACACCACTGTGCGGGACTAAGACAATACTACGAAAATGTGGCCGGATTGAGCGAGGAAGGGTATATTGAATTGCATTTTATAAAAAATGTTTTGCCCGGCTATTTCTGGATTTTTCCGATGACCAACAACCGTGCTAATGTGGGCATAGGCATGTTGACAGATGCCGTTTCCAAAAACAAAATCAACCTAAAAAGCGAATTAAAAAACATTATTGAAAACCACCCTGAAATAAGCAAACGGTTTAAAAATGCTAAACCATTAGAGTCGGTAAAAGGTTGGGGGCTTCCGTTGGGCTCAAAGAAAAGAGAACTTGCCCACAACCGGATTTTGTTTTGCGGAGACGCTGCATCTTTGATTGACCCATTTACCGGAGAAGGTATTGGCAATGCCATGATTAGTGCCAAATATGCCACCGACGTGGCAGCCAAAGCCATTGTGAGAAATGATTTTTCTATAGAAAACTTAAACGAATATACCCAATTGGTTTACAAACATTTGGGGCCGGAGCTAAACATTAGTCATCAACTTCAAAAGATGGTAAAATACCCATGGTTATTCAATTTTGTGGCAAACAAGGGGCATAAAAGTGCTGCTTTTAGAGAACTTTTAACCTCGATGTTTGAAAATGTTGATCTCCGAAAAAAGTTTAAAGACCCCAAGTTTTATTTCAACTTGTTGTTTAATAAATAATTGGTTGGAATCAGTTTTATTGATTTGGGAAACTGTAGGTTATATCGCATTCAACAATACGTGCCATAAACCGTTCCATTTCTTTTTGGTTGAGCAAGCAAATATGTTTCTTTCCAGTTTTTTTATTTTCTATTGTTGCCGTATAATTTTTAGCATCGCGATTGATTGATACCATGATGAATTTATGCTTAGTTCGATTTAAGTGAATGTAACAAAATTTTTCTGCGATGATAAACTTGTCCGAGAACTGATGCCCGTATTTTAATTCAATGAGCTTCATTGAGGCAAGCGGGACAAAGAAGAATGAAGCATTAAAGCTAAAAATTAACCGAAGGTCGTTTCCGTTATCCGAACCAAAATTCCAAATAGAAATAATATACAAAAAATTGATAATCAAGTAAATCCACATCGGAAATTTCTTACTCGGTTTATTATTGCTATCCAAAATTTCAAACGATTTGTATTTATTTTTTTCTAAAAATTTTAAATAAACGCCCGCATCAGAATCCAACCAGAGATAAAAGAATAAAATTTCTATTAGCATTAATCCTGAGTTCATTATCCAAAATTTCTCATCTTTAACTGTTTCAATGGCTAACAATCCCAATGAGAGCATTGAAATGAAATAAACTAAATAAAAAGCAAATTGGGAATGTGATATATATCTGGGGTTTTCCATTGAAAGTCGAATTTACGAAACGGATATCATTTATTAGTTAGAAATATTGTACGAAAACTTAAAACTTATCGAGGGTTTTATATGAAACCAATATTTACAATAGGGAATGGCCTAATTATGATTAATTTGTAAATATCATAATGGTAAAAGTTGTTATTATGCTTTTTGAAAAAATATCATTATAGCACAAAATCTTATTATGATATTTACTCCCGATAAACAGTCGAATATGGAAACCAACTGAGAATTTCGACATAAACCGAGATCTAAATCCCACGATTATCAATTCATCACTCCAGCAGCACAAATTCTGAAGTTTCGTCCATCACTTTTAACAAATCGGTTGGTAAATTTTCGGAAGTCCACGGATGACTCGAACCGAACGTATGATTACCGTTGGTTTCTAAATAAACCGAATGCTTTACAAATTCATGAATCTTTCGACTGTTCGATATTGGTGCAGTCTCGTCATCTTTGCCGTGTATAAGCATTAATTCTTGATCAAAATCAGCAATTCGTTTAGCCAAATTCAGCCTTTCCGCATGGTCGAGATAATCTTTTCGGAATGAATAATTTATTGGGTACACATCACCTGTTCGTGCATTTTTTACTTCTACAAAACCCCTTTCTTGCCAAGCGGCATCGTCTTCCATTTCAACAAATTTGCCGAGATTGAAAGCACCTGCCCATGTAATTACCTTTCCAATTCTATCATCCTCAATGGATTTTAGCAAACATATAGGTGCCCCACGACTGTGGCCAATCACACTAATGTTTTCGGGATTAAAATAATACTTATACTCCTCATTGTCTTTGCAAATCCAATCCAACACAAGGCCTAAATCATCCAACTCAAGGCTGAAGGTATTTTCGGCAAAAGCCTCTGCATCCGAAATATCGTTAAGATTTTTGACAGACACTCCATTGTGAGAAAAATTCATTTTGATGAAAAAAATGCCAGCCTCTGCCATTTTTTCGGCAACCAAATTCCAAGCTCCCCAATCTTTAAAACCTTTAAAGCCATGACAAAACAATGCGATGGGCATATTTCGCATTTCCGGATTATAGTTCACATCAAACGTTATTGGACGTTTGCCTGAGCCTTTTATGCTAATTTCTTCTTTAAAAATCAAGATTATGGAAGTTTAATCATTTGACTTGCAGCATCAAATTTTTTTGCTGTTTTACCCACTCTGATGATGTTTACCTTTTCTATCTTATCACCCACTGTAATGCTTTTTACCACATCCATTCCCTTTATAACATATCCAAATACATTGTACGCCCCGTCCAAATGCTCGGTTGCTCCCATGGTTATATAAAATTGGCTGCCGTTGGTGTTCACACCGCTGTTGGCCATGGCCACGGTTCCTTCTTTGTAATGCTTTAATTTTGGCGAAACTTCTGTGCCAAATCGATACCCCGGCCCCCCCGCTCCATTGCCAAGAGGGTCTCCGCCTTGAATAACAAAACCCGGAACCACCCGATGAAAAGTAAGTCCGTCAAAAAATGGTTCACCCAGTTTTTTGATGGTATTTTCGATACTACCTTCGGCCAATCCTACAAAATTTGCGGTGGTTACCGGTGCAAGTTCAGGTTCTAATTTTATGTAAATATTTCCTTTGGAAGTCATCAGTTCGGCATATAAACCTTTTTCTAAATCCAACGATTTAATGACTTTCTTATAGGAATTTCCGCAAGAAATTACCGCCAAAAGAACCGAAACAAAAATGAGTTTTCGCATCAATATTAATTTTTGGCAAATATAAAGTCTGATAACATTTCTTGCTCCATCAACCTATCTTTGCATCGGTTTGAAAGCAGAAATAATTACCATTGGCGACGAAATTTTAATTGGTCAAATAGTTGACACCAACTCCGCATGGATAGGTCAAAACCTAAATATGCATGGTTGGGAAATAAATCGAATAATCAGTATTTCCGACTCGAAATCTGAAATTATTTCGGCCATAGACGAATCGCTCAACCGAGCTGATTTGGTAATAATGACCGGAGGTTTGGGACCCACAAAAGACGATATTACCAAACACACACTTTGTACCTATTTCAGCACAGAATTGGTTTTTCATGAGCCAACATTTCAGCACGTTTCCAAAATTTTTAAAAGGCTAAACCGAGAGGTTTCGGAGGTAAACAAGTTGCAGGCTTATGTTCCGGCCAATTGCATACCGCTTTTCAATACATTTGGAACAGCCCCAGGAATGTGGTTTGATACCCCGCGAGGCATTTTGATCAGTTTGCCCGGAGTGCCTTACGAAATGAAAGAAATTTTAACCAATCAGGTTTTTCCCAAAATCAACAATTTATCGAACGATGTGGTTTTGCACAAAACATTGATGGTGTTGGGCTTTCCCGAATCAGAAATAAGCCAACAAATAAGCGACATTGAGGACAATTTGCCTAACGAATTAAAATTAGCCTACTTGCCGCATTACCGCTCTGTTCGGCTGAGAATTACTGCCAAAGGCAACAACGAAAAGCATTTACAAAGCGAAGTAAAAATGGCTGCCAATAAAATAAAGAACATTTTGGGCGATGCTATAATTTCTGATGAAGGCGAAACTGTGGCAGAAGTTGTTGGTAGGATGCTCAGGGATAACGGCGAAACCGTATCCCTTGCCGAAAGTTGTACCGGAGGTTATTTGGCACATTTAATTACCTCCGTTCCGGGCAGTTCTACTTATTTTCCGGGTTCGGTG contains:
- a CDS encoding ParA family protein, which gives rise to MTKTICIANQKGGVGKTTTAINLAYSLAILEYKVLLVDADPQANSTSGMGFDPKNIKIGLYEALVQDISPEDIVLETINKNLTLLPSNIDLVGAEIEMIDQPNREKLMKRILSKIENQYDFIIIDCSPSLGLITTNALAAANSIIIPVQCEYFALEGLGKLLNTIKIVQRSINPNLEIEGLLLTMYDSRLRLSNQVVDEVKLHFQELAFDTIIQRNTKLSEAPSFGLPVLEHDSAAKGSVNYLDLAREILQKNGLTKMATAEKVMS
- a CDS encoding metal-dependent hydrolase translates to MAKVTYLGHSCFLIEMGGKVFLTDPFISGNPLAKHIDIASLQADYILVSHGHGDHVADLVALANQTKAEVICNFEIYLWLEKQGYLNVRPINIGGSCQLENTKVKAVVAIHSSVLPDGSNGGNPLGFVLSNGQKTIYFAGDTALTYDMKLIADEYAVDMVILPIGDTFTMGVEDAAKAAEFCNTAQVVGMHYDTFEPIKIDKNRAIETFDKKGVKLTLMQIGQTLDY
- a CDS encoding ABC transporter substrate-binding protein is translated as MNRIVVIIHMTWLLISCNPSNKRLPKTVFRYNSENGITSLDPAFASSQDNIWAVNQLFNGLIQLDKELKTQPAIAQSWVIDSSGKIYTFLLRNDVYFHENKCFKTAKRKVTANDFVYSFNRIIDPKTASPGAWIFNDKVVKNGFKALNDSTFQIELTQPFSPFIGILSMPYCAVVPHEAVEYYQKSFAQNPVGTGPFQLAFWEQDVNLILHKNEHYFETENGQKLPYLDAINISFIANKQMALLHFLQGNLDMFNGLSSSVKDVVLDKNGQLKPDIKEKCVLEKKPFLNTEYLAINIGENALEPLNNSYFRKAINFAIDREKMLKNLRNSIGIPAYGGFIPAGLSGHTEKQSYHYHFDLKKAQENLAKSGYLSSPKTITVATTKDYLDLCIYIQKQLKDIGINCTIDVLPSSELKEKKRNAELSFFRASWILDYPDAENYLSCFYSKNFCPSGPNYTHFKNELFDKTYEKSLAEVNEPKRIKLYEEMDKMILEESPVIILFYDQSMRLLSHSISNLENNPLNIPDLKRAKKKAN
- a CDS encoding UDP-N-acetylmuramoyl-tripeptide--D-alanyl-D-alanine ligase: MQLLSFYKLFLQQQQRFTTDTRNINQGDVFFALKGANFNGNLFAEKALQLGASYVVVDEETGQNDERIVQVPDVLSFMQQLATHHRKQFNIPIVAIAGSNGKTTTKELLISVLQTKFKVHATKGNLNNHIGVPMTLLSMKPETEMALIEIGTNNFGEIAFLCSLLQPNYGLITNIGKEHLEGFGDLEGVAKEESELYQFLLKNNGLAFVNHDDFYLNRMSHRLSKKVGYSVFDRSIGVYLVVKSFSPSLELMFADTEFYSVLNGNHNAQNIAAAVAVGHHFGLTNQQLKAGIESYVPSNNRSEIKHIGSNHFLLDAYNANPSSMEAAIDSFAALKSDKKIILLGDMFELGETAFEEHQAIAQKALSVPHCQCFFAGETFNKVINNANQAFKTTSELSAYLKNQHIENTWFLIKGSRGMKMEQVLEVF
- a CDS encoding T9SS type A sorting domain-containing protein, with the translated sequence MNRAITFFAVFLAAILCQAQSVSFKVATNVDVRDSLGNSLPFSAIGGLNQPQFYNLDIDNDGKLDLFVFDRNGSKVVSLINDGSGNFTYKPEYDQIYPVNFEHWVVFKDYNADNKPDLWFYNTEESGVSLYTNITKAGDKYAKFQKYSDKLNVFINFALDSFAIDSTSLFCSTTNIPAIEDVDGDGDIDFLTLQANGFGVTCFLNNCVENGQPITKPSFERVDFCWGDFQESAEDNRIFFGRPQYCFKYYQYKKKHAGGSSLLLLDNDEDGDMDLLMGNVALRHLNLLKNGKSEFGLKLDSMISNDTMYPASRPVAVNNFPAAYYQDVNGDGIKDLIVAVNTFDKNSYIFRETGNILYYENQGKNNKPNFIFKDSTFITSKMADHGGYAAPVLFDYDGDGDLDLILGTNGDNYITQEFTDYLNLYENIGTKTNPIFQFAKLDYLGLRKDSIRNIYYTFGDIDKDGKSELLVGSSYGNLKLYEINGTGKNATATLIEDNAFGIQVSEASAPVLADVNLDGNIDLLVGSYNGNTQYYENTSSTSTPNFELKQDTFGNVLPGYMRINYVFDPKDPENPKLDTFFQPTYGVFPTMADLDGNGDPEFIFGDSKGRIYVNRNVNKTSFSNFTPLESINYMDAFGQQCYNYRFGANVKPAFGDLNGDGKMDMIVGSDRGGFQVAYAEGNCNLGLGFGLVKKYLNLYPNPTTGLVHFDGISETNAHLNVFTLNGQLIYQNDINPMLDVDLSVLSNGIYIVQVATKNESLMAKLVKID
- a CDS encoding geranylgeranyl reductase family protein, which produces MSFNHYPIAILGAGPAGATVSMGLTSKKINHILIDKATFPRDKICGDALSGKVVYALNRVKPDVVKQIAETSKTFLPSWGISFIAPNGKRLNIPFTTNKEKIQYPPGFISTRFDFDNLLVENTKSNHCTPLFDTEVEKIEITDNCTINLKNGQSITADLIVDCSGAHSPIARNFGFELEHKHHCAGLRQYYENVAGLSEEGYIELHFIKNVLPGYFWIFPMTNNRANVGIGMLTDAVSKNKINLKSELKNIIENHPEISKRFKNAKPLESVKGWGLPLGSKKRELAHNRILFCGDAASLIDPFTGEGIGNAMISAKYATDVAAKAIVRNDFSIENLNEYTQLVYKHLGPELNISHQLQKMVKYPWLFNFVANKGHKSAAFRELLTSMFENVDLRKKFKDPKFYFNLLFNK
- a CDS encoding alpha/beta hydrolase translates to MIFKEEISIKGSGKRPITFDVNYNPEMRNMPIALFCHGFKGFKDWGAWNLVAEKMAEAGIFFIKMNFSHNGVSVKNLNDISDAEAFAENTFSLELDDLGLVLDWICKDNEEYKYYFNPENISVIGHSRGAPICLLKSIEDDRIGKVITWAGAFNLGKFVEMEDDAAWQERGFVEVKNARTGDVYPINYSFRKDYLDHAERLNLAKRIADFDQELMLIHGKDDETAPISNSRKIHEFVKHSVYLETNGNHTFGSSHPWTSENLPTDLLKVMDETSEFVLLE
- a CDS encoding peptidylprolyl isomerase, coding for MRKLIFVSVLLAVISCGNSYKKVIKSLDLEKGLYAELMTSKGNIYIKLEPELAPVTTANFVGLAEGSIENTIKKLGEPFFDGLTFHRVVPGFVIQGGDPLGNGAGGPGYRFGTEVSPKLKHYKEGTVAMANSGVNTNGSQFYITMGATEHLDGAYNVFGYVIKGMDVVKSITVGDKIEKVNIIRVGKTAKKFDAASQMIKLP
- a CDS encoding competence/damage-inducible protein A, with the protein product MKAEIITIGDEILIGQIVDTNSAWIGQNLNMHGWEINRIISISDSKSEIISAIDESLNRADLVIMTGGLGPTKDDITKHTLCTYFSTELVFHEPTFQHVSKIFKRLNREVSEVNKLQAYVPANCIPLFNTFGTAPGMWFDTPRGILISLPGVPYEMKEILTNQVFPKINNLSNDVVLHKTLMVLGFPESEISQQISDIEDNLPNELKLAYLPHYRSVRLRITAKGNNEKHLQSEVKMAANKIKNILGDAIISDEGETVAEVVGRMLRDNGETVSLAESCTGGYLAHLITSVPGSSTYFPGSVVTYSYENKTEQLGVDSDMLWKQGAVSQEVVEKMAASVRQKMNATYGVAISGIAGPSGGTEDKPVGTVWMAVATQNEIISKVHHLGGDRIQNIERSANLALEMLLKVILENQKI